One genomic window of Nasonia vitripennis strain AsymCx chromosome 1 unlocalized genomic scaffold, Nvit_psr_1.1 chr1_random0013, whole genome shotgun sequence includes the following:
- the LOC116415932 gene encoding uncharacterized protein LOC116415932: MKSFQKAIQEAIGHAGTIKGKISKTILEIRDIDGLTTKEEVNSAITAATGCGKEDAKVHLFEPNTREQRMAVVELDQTKATALLKKGKIRIGWVNCRVRVRASVTRCYRCVGYGHVKAKCKGTDRSTSCWKCGAGGHRAAACNVPTQQIKCFLCKDDKTPEDRTMHTPGTGASAVFRTALNASKIQR, translated from the coding sequence ATGAAGTCATTTCAAAAGGCCATCCAAGAGGCAATCGGACACGCAGGCACAATTAAGGGCAAGATCTCCAAGACAATACTAGAGATCAGAGACATCGATGGACTTACGACGAAGGAAGAGGTCAACAGTGCTATCACAGCCGCAACAGGCTGCGGCAAAGAAGATGCCAAAGTCCATCTGTTTGAGCCAAACACGAGAGAGCAGAGGATGGCAGTGGTCGAATTGGACCAGACCAAGGCCACCGCACTGCTCAAAAAGGGAAAGATTCGCATCGGCTGGGTAAACTGCCGAGTGCGGGTGCGAGCCAGCGTCACACGATGCTACCGTTGCGTTGGCTACGGGCACGTGAAAGCCAAATGCAAAGGGACTGACAGGAGCACTAGCTGTTGGAAGTGTGGTGCAGGTGGACATAGAGCGGCGGCATGCAATGTGCCGACCCAACAGATAAAGTGTTTTCTTTGCAAAGACGACAAGACGCCTGAGGATAGGACGATGCACACTCCAGGCACCGGAGCGAGCGCAGTCTTCCGGACGGCCCTTAACGCAAGCAAGATCCAAAGATAA
- the LOC116415931 gene encoding uncharacterized protein LOC116415931, which translates to MARILQGNLHRSRLAHDLLTQHVREQKVDVLLISEQYKNLDPPFWVSNGEKTAAIWVPGRGLANTGTGEDYVRGRMGRITFFSVYLSPNLTAADFTRKLGVLEDAIREVPGEIMIGGDFNARATEWGMPTTNPRGRAILEMAARLNLIVANEGNTTTYRRTGFGESIPDVTFASEMTTRNIRDWHVTEEYS; encoded by the coding sequence ATGGCAAGGATACTCCAAGGAAACCTGCACAGAAGTAGGCTCGCACATGATCTGCTAACCCAACACGTGAGGGAGCAGAAAGTGGATGTCCTATTGATTAGCGAACAATACAAGAACCTAGACCCACCCTTTTGGGTGTCAAACGGCGAAAAAACCGCAGCCATTTGGGTGCCCGGGCGCGGATTGGCGAATACGGGTACGGGAGAAGACTACGTAAGGGGAAGGATGGGTCGCATAACATTCTTTAGCGTATATCTGTCACCGAACCTAACTGCCGCCGACTTTACAAGGAAACTAGGGGTATTGGAGGACGCTATTAGAGAGGTCCCCGGGGAAATCATGATCGGAGGCGACTTCAACGCGAGGGCCACAGAATGGGGCATGCCGACGACGAACCCAAGAGGCAGAGCCATCCTCGAGATGGCAGCCAGGCTGAACTTGATAGTAGCGAACGAGGGTAATACCACTACCTACCGTAGAACGGGCTTTGGAGAATCAATACCGGATGTAACCTTCGCAAGCGAAATGACGACCCGCAACATAAGGGACTGGCACGTCACGGAAGAATACAGCTAG